DNA from Metabacillus flavus:
TTCTTAGTGAAGTGATCGAGGCAAATATCTTTATCGTCAGCAGAAGAGGAAAGCTGCTTGGATTTGCCATCAATCAGCAAATCGAGCATGAACGAATGAAACAAATGCTTGAAGACCGCCAATTTCCGGAAGAGTATACAAAAAACTTATTCAAAGTTTCTGAGACATCCTCCAACCTGGATGTATTCAGCGAATATACAGCATTTCCTGTTGAAAACCGCGACCTTTTTAAAAATGGTTTAACTACCATCGTTCCGATTATTGGGGGCGGAGAGCGCCTGGGCACATTAATTCTTGCACGTCTTGAAGCTCAATTTGAAGATGATGATCTTATCCTTGCTGAATATGGCGCGACTGTAGTAGGGATGGAAATTCTTCGTGAAAAAGCTGATGAAATTGAAGTGGAAGCAAGAAGCAAGGCAGTTGTTCAAATGGCGATTAGCTCTCTTTCTTACAGTGAGCTTGAAGCGATTGAACACATTTTTGAGGAGTTAAATGGAAATGAAGGCCTTCTAGTAGCAAGTAAAATTGCAGACCGTGTAGGAATTACCCGTTCTGTGATCGTAAATGCACTTCGCAAGCTTGAAAGTGCTGGAGTAATTGAATCACGCTCCCTTGGTATGAAAGGAACATACATTAAAGTCCTTAACGACAAATTCCTCATTGAATTGGAACGTTTAAAATCAAATTAATGAAAAAAGGCACCCGTCAAGCGGGTGCCTTTTTATTTTTGTGGTTCAAATTAACTATAAAATATAGTAAAATAGTCCCGTTCAAAAAATAGAACAATATGAGGACGAAAATTTACAAGAAGTTCATAGACTTTGAGCC
Protein-coding regions in this window:
- the codY gene encoding GTP-sensing pleiotropic transcriptional regulator CodY — protein: MALLEKTRTINAMLQKAAGKPVNFKEMSEILSEVIEANIFIVSRRGKLLGFAINQQIEHERMKQMLEDRQFPEEYTKNLFKVSETSSNLDVFSEYTAFPVENRDLFKNGLTTIVPIIGGGERLGTLILARLEAQFEDDDLILAEYGATVVGMEILREKADEIEVEARSKAVVQMAISSLSYSELEAIEHIFEELNGNEGLLVASKIADRVGITRSVIVNALRKLESAGVIESRSLGMKGTYIKVLNDKFLIELERLKSN